In one Limosilactobacillus oris genomic region, the following are encoded:
- the purN gene encoding phosphoribosylglycinamide formyltransferase, translating into MRVAIFASGNGTNFEELAQHFQAGSLPGKLALLFCNHPDAPVMGRAARLGVPAESFTVKESGGKLAYEQRVLAVLKQYRIDFIVLAGYLRVVGPTILDEYDHRIVNLHPAWLPEYPGLHSIERAFNDGRTQTGVTVHYIDADLDAGPVIAQCHVPILPDDTVASLEERVHATEHQLYPLALREALLAAGEKEY; encoded by the coding sequence ATGAGAGTAGCGATTTTTGCTTCCGGCAACGGAACGAATTTTGAAGAACTAGCCCAGCACTTTCAGGCCGGGAGCCTGCCGGGGAAACTAGCCCTGCTGTTTTGCAACCACCCGGACGCCCCGGTGATGGGACGGGCAGCGCGGCTCGGTGTCCCCGCCGAGAGCTTTACGGTCAAGGAAAGCGGCGGCAAGCTGGCCTATGAGCAGCGGGTGCTGGCCGTTCTGAAGCAGTACCGGATCGACTTCATCGTCCTGGCCGGCTACCTGCGGGTGGTTGGCCCGACGATCCTCGATGAATATGACCACCGGATTGTCAACCTGCACCCGGCCTGGCTGCCGGAATATCCGGGTCTCCATTCCATCGAACGGGCCTTTAACGATGGCCGAACCCAGACCGGGGTAACGGTCCACTACATCGACGCTGACCTGGACGCCGGCCCGGTGATTGCCCAGTGCCACGTGCCGATTTTGCCAGACGACACGGTGGCGAGCTTGGAAGAACGGGTTCACGCGACAGAACACCAGTTATACCCATTAGCACTACGAGAAGCACTGTTGGCAGCAGGAGAAAAGGAGTATTAA
- the purQ gene encoding phosphoribosylformylglycinamidine synthase subunit PurQ — MKIAVIVFPGSNCDIDIYEALHTVCGADVDYVSHKQESLAGYDAVMLPGGFSYGDYLRAGAIARFSPVMGAVVEMARAGKPVFGTCNGFQILTEAGLLPGGLKRNDSQQFVCKTVPLEVVSNRTLFTSQYQEHERIALPIAHADGSYYADQETLDQLEAHHQVVFRYAEENPNGSLRNIAGICNERGNVLGMMPHPERAVEALLGNTDGLRLFKSLLANGSVKVEE, encoded by the coding sequence ATGAAAATTGCGGTAATCGTTTTTCCAGGTTCCAATTGTGATATTGATATTTACGAGGCCCTGCACACGGTCTGTGGCGCGGACGTCGACTACGTTTCCCACAAGCAGGAGAGCCTGGCAGGCTACGACGCGGTGATGCTTCCCGGGGGCTTTTCCTACGGCGACTACCTGCGGGCCGGAGCAATCGCCCGCTTTTCACCCGTGATGGGGGCCGTGGTTGAAATGGCCCGGGCTGGAAAACCAGTTTTTGGGACCTGCAATGGCTTTCAGATTTTAACTGAGGCGGGACTGTTGCCTGGCGGCTTGAAGCGCAATGATAGCCAACAGTTTGTCTGCAAGACGGTACCGCTGGAGGTGGTTTCCAACCGGACCCTCTTTACCAGCCAGTACCAAGAGCACGAACGGATTGCCCTACCAATTGCTCACGCAGACGGTAGCTACTATGCCGACCAGGAGACCCTTGACCAGCTCGAGGCGCACCACCAGGTCGTCTTCCGTTATGCCGAAGAAAACCCGAATGGCAGTCTGCGGAACATCGCTGGAATTTGCAACGAGCGGGGCAACGTGCTCGGCATGATGCCGCACCCGGAGCGGGCCGTTGAAGCGCTCCTCGGCAATACCGATGGGCTGCGGTTGTTCAAGTCCCTGTTAGCAAACGGCAGTGTGAAAGTGGAGGAATAG
- the purF gene encoding amidophosphoribosyltransferase translates to MPAEIKGLNEECGVFGVFGAPDASQLTYYGLHTLQHRGQEGAGIVSSDGKQLYQHRDRGLLAKVFADPAELKRLVGDAAIGHVRYGTSGHNSIANVQPFLFRFHDGDVALAHNGNLTNAVTLRRQLEDEGAVFQSDSDTEILIHLIRQHIKEGFIPALKKSLNQVHGGFAYLLLQRDRLIAALDPNGIRPLCIGQLANGAYVVASETCALDIINAKFVRDVQPGELIIIDRDGLHIDHYTTDTKLAICSMEYIYFARPDSIIHGVTVHNARKEMGRRLAQEHPVDADIVIGVPNSSLSAASGYAEASGLPYEMGLIKSQYVARTFIQPTQALRERGVHLKLSAVRGVVNGKRVIVVDDSIVRGTTSKQIIKMLRDAGAKEVHMLIASPPFKFPCFYGIDISTRSELFAAHYSVEEMRRQMGADSLSFLSVESLIKAINVPDAGDAPYGGLTVAYFNGDYPTPLYDYEAGYLKSLNAQEQRGRKERARQ, encoded by the coding sequence TTGCCAGCTGAAATCAAAGGATTAAATGAAGAGTGTGGCGTCTTCGGCGTCTTCGGGGCGCCCGACGCTAGCCAACTGACCTATTACGGCCTCCATACCCTGCAACACCGGGGACAGGAGGGGGCCGGAATTGTTTCTAGCGATGGCAAGCAGCTGTACCAGCACCGTGACCGGGGCCTGCTGGCGAAGGTCTTCGCGGATCCAGCCGAGTTGAAACGCCTGGTGGGCGACGCCGCAATCGGCCACGTTCGCTACGGGACCAGCGGTCATAACTCGATTGCCAACGTCCAGCCTTTCCTCTTTCGTTTCCATGATGGTGACGTCGCCCTGGCCCACAACGGCAACTTGACCAACGCGGTCACCCTGCGGCGCCAATTGGAAGATGAGGGGGCGGTCTTTCAGTCCGACTCCGATACGGAAATCTTGATCCATCTGATTCGCCAACACATCAAGGAGGGCTTTATCCCGGCCTTAAAGAAGAGCCTCAACCAGGTCCACGGCGGCTTTGCCTACTTGCTCTTGCAGCGGGATCGCCTGATTGCGGCCCTCGACCCGAACGGTATTCGGCCTCTCTGCATTGGTCAACTGGCTAACGGTGCCTACGTGGTGGCCAGTGAGACCTGCGCCCTGGACATTATCAACGCCAAATTCGTCCGCGACGTCCAGCCGGGTGAGCTGATTATCATTGATCGCGACGGCCTCCACATCGACCACTACACGACGGATACCAAGCTGGCAATCTGCTCGATGGAGTACATCTACTTTGCCCGGCCGGATTCCATCATCCACGGGGTGACGGTTCACAACGCCCGCAAGGAGATGGGACGGCGTTTGGCCCAAGAGCACCCGGTCGACGCGGACATCGTCATTGGGGTACCGAATTCCTCCCTTTCGGCGGCCTCAGGTTATGCCGAAGCCAGCGGTCTTCCCTATGAGATGGGTCTGATCAAGAGCCAGTACGTTGCCCGGACCTTTATCCAGCCGACCCAGGCGTTACGAGAACGGGGCGTTCACCTGAAACTGTCTGCCGTTCGCGGGGTGGTCAACGGCAAGCGGGTCATCGTGGTCGACGACTCGATTGTCCGGGGGACGACCTCCAAGCAGATTATCAAAATGTTACGGGACGCCGGGGCGAAGGAAGTACATATGCTGATTGCGTCACCGCCGTTCAAATTTCCCTGCTTCTACGGGATTGATATTTCCACCCGGTCAGAATTGTTTGCGGCCCACTACTCAGTCGAAGAGATGCGGCGGCAGATGGGGGCGGATTCGCTCAGCTTCTTGAGCGTTGAGAGCTTAATCAAGGCTATCAACGTTCCTGACGCCGGGGATGCACCGTATGGCGGCCTGACGGTGGCCTACTTTAATGGCGACTACCCAACGCCGCTGTATGATTACGAGGCGGGTTACCTTAAATCGCTGAATGCACAGGAGCAGCGTGGACGAAAGGAGCGTGCGCGGCAATGA
- the purS gene encoding phosphoribosylformylglycinamidine synthase subunit PurS: protein MTKVRIFVTYKPSVFDPQGDTIKKTIHNLGHDEVQDVQVGKFFDVMVDGGSDQVAATVKQIADQLLVNFNMETYTYQVMEDHQ from the coding sequence ATGACTAAAGTTCGGATTTTCGTTACCTACAAGCCGTCCGTATTTGACCCCCAGGGGGACACGATCAAGAAGACCATTCACAACCTCGGACACGATGAAGTCCAGGATGTTCAAGTCGGCAAGTTCTTCGACGTCATGGTTGACGGGGGCAGCGACCAAGTTGCCGCTACCGTCAAGCAAATCGCCGATCAGCTCCTGGTCAACTTCAACATGGAAACCTACACCTACCAAGTAATGGAGGATCATCAATGA
- the purC gene encoding phosphoribosylaminoimidazolesuccinocarboxamide synthase, giving the protein MEKLLYTGKAKQMWQTDDPEVLRVVYMDQATALNGKEKDHFAGKGKAANAISTLVFQYLVRHGIQTHFIKKLSDKEELVKKCQMVPLEFVTRNVIAGHFASRYGLHEGDSLTEPVEETFYKSDQLDDPFINESATIALGIATHQELEQMWGVCREVNTLLTHLFAQAGMRLVDFKLEFGHLSDGKIILADEFSPDNCRLWDLKTNDHLDKDVYRRGLADLTTTYDEVLARLQQAIAEEN; this is encoded by the coding sequence ATGGAAAAACTATTGTACACCGGTAAGGCAAAACAGATGTGGCAAACCGACGACCCCGAGGTTTTACGGGTCGTTTACATGGACCAGGCCACGGCACTGAACGGCAAGGAAAAGGACCATTTTGCTGGTAAGGGGAAGGCCGCCAACGCAATTTCCACCCTGGTTTTCCAATACTTAGTCCGTCATGGTATCCAGACCCACTTCATCAAGAAGCTGTCTGATAAGGAAGAGTTGGTTAAAAAGTGTCAGATGGTGCCGCTGGAATTTGTGACCCGGAATGTGATCGCGGGCCACTTTGCCAGCCGTTACGGCTTGCATGAAGGGGACTCTTTAACCGAACCAGTGGAAGAAACTTTCTACAAGAGCGACCAGCTTGACGACCCATTCATCAACGAGTCCGCGACGATTGCGCTCGGGATTGCGACCCACCAAGAACTCGAACAGATGTGGGGTGTCTGCCGGGAAGTCAACACCCTGCTGACCCACCTTTTTGCCCAGGCGGGAATGCGGTTGGTGGACTTCAAACTGGAATTTGGCCACCTCAGTGATGGCAAGATTATTCTGGCTGACGAGTTTTCGCCGGACAACTGCCGGCTTTGGGACCTCAAGACGAACGACCACCTGGACAAGGACGTTTACCGGCGGGGCCTCGCCGACTTGACGACCACCTACGATGAAGTGCTGGCCCGGTTACAACAAGCAATTGCGGAGGAAAACTAA
- the purD gene encoding phosphoribosylamine--glycine ligase, which yields MAGQVNVLVVGEGGREFAIAKKLQESPHVKQVYCAPGNVGMPTVGVQPVAIAETDFAGLIKFAKEHAVAWTFVGPEDCLVDGIVDDFAAAGLKAFGPNARAAQLEGSKDYALNFMNNYGVPTARHASYRDQTAALAEIDQFGFPLVIKENGLAGGKGVVIAQDHATAVQTVKEMFASGQARLVLEECLVGPEYSMFVLLSNGHYRILPMAQDHKRAYDGDKGPNTGGMGAYSPLPQLSAADRQAMVDQVVVPTVNGLVAGGYHYHGILYIGLIMTATGPKVIEYNVRLGDPETQVILPRLQTDLFELVDRALNDQPLPEVVEDPRASFGVVLASQGYPQKPVHGQALGKFPTAAGVEIDYANVAGSLADLRGAGGRLLMVLAQADSLAVAHDRVYDYLAALDEPECFYRTDIGAKAGL from the coding sequence ATGGCAGGACAAGTAAACGTGTTAGTAGTTGGCGAAGGTGGTCGGGAGTTTGCGATTGCTAAGAAGCTCCAGGAGAGTCCCCATGTCAAGCAGGTGTACTGCGCGCCCGGCAACGTGGGGATGCCGACCGTCGGCGTCCAACCGGTGGCGATTGCAGAAACCGACTTTGCGGGGCTAATCAAGTTTGCCAAAGAGCACGCGGTGGCCTGGACCTTCGTTGGCCCTGAAGACTGCCTGGTCGACGGGATCGTGGATGACTTCGCGGCGGCCGGCTTAAAGGCATTTGGCCCCAACGCCCGGGCCGCCCAGCTCGAGGGCTCCAAGGATTACGCCCTCAACTTCATGAACAACTACGGGGTACCGACTGCCCGCCATGCCTCCTACCGGGACCAGACCGCGGCCCTCGCGGAAATCGACCAGTTTGGCTTTCCACTGGTAATCAAGGAAAACGGTCTAGCGGGTGGCAAAGGGGTTGTGATCGCCCAGGACCACGCCACGGCTGTTCAGACGGTCAAGGAGATGTTTGCCAGCGGCCAAGCCCGGCTGGTGCTGGAAGAATGCCTGGTTGGTCCGGAATACTCGATGTTTGTCCTGCTGAGCAATGGTCACTACCGGATCCTGCCGATGGCCCAGGACCACAAGCGGGCCTATGATGGTGATAAGGGACCGAATACCGGCGGCATGGGCGCGTACAGTCCGCTGCCCCAGCTGAGTGCTGCGGACCGCCAGGCGATGGTTGACCAGGTAGTCGTGCCCACGGTTAATGGTCTGGTGGCTGGTGGCTACCACTACCACGGCATTCTCTACATCGGCCTGATTATGACGGCTACCGGTCCGAAGGTGATCGAATATAACGTCCGCCTGGGCGATCCCGAGACCCAGGTGATCCTGCCCCGGCTGCAGACCGACCTCTTTGAGCTGGTTGACCGGGCGTTAAACGATCAACCATTGCCAGAAGTGGTCGAGGACCCGCGGGCCAGCTTCGGGGTGGTTCTGGCGTCGCAGGGCTACCCGCAAAAGCCGGTCCACGGCCAAGCCCTTGGCAAGTTCCCGACCGCGGCTGGGGTTGAGATCGACTATGCCAACGTGGCGGGCAGCCTTGCCGATTTGCGGGGAGCTGGTGGCCGCCTGCTGATGGTGCTGGCCCAAGCTGATTCCCTCGCGGTTGCCCATGACCGCGTCTACGACTACCTAGCGGCACTGGATGAGCCGGAGTGCTTCTACCGGACCGACATTGGTGCGAAGGCGGGATTATAG
- the purH gene encoding bifunctional phosphoribosylaminoimidazolecarboxamide formyltransferase/IMP cyclohydrolase: MKRALVSVSDKTNLVPFVQGLVDNGYEIVSTGGTKRVLDEAGISTISIEDVTHFPEILDGRVKTLNPYVHGGLLARRELPEHMATLEKLNITPIDLVCVNLYPFKETIEQPDVKLADAIENIDIGGPSMVRSAAKNYRDVTIVVDRADYDQVLAEIKADGDTSLATRTKLAAKAFRHTAAYDALISQYLTKQDGLEDPEKLTLTWNLKETMRYGENSHQKAWLYEDALPKSFSVLSANQLHGKKLSYNNIKDADEALRCIREFAEPTVVAMKHMNPCGIGRGETLEQAWDRAYEADPVSIFGGVIALNRQVDLATAEKMHKLFLEIIIAPGFDDDAYAVLAKKKNLRLLTVDFSKKDEDIRHEVVSVMGGMLMQEQDVLDEDYHDWKCVTEAQPTEAQLRSLAFAWKAVKHAKSNAIVVANDERTLGVGEGQPNRIDSLKIAVQHASDAIDDRAVMASDAFFPFGDCVEYAGQHGIKAVVQPGGSIRDQESIEMANKYGIAMVTTGVRHFRH, translated from the coding sequence ATGAAACGAGCATTGGTAAGCGTATCTGATAAGACAAACCTGGTTCCCTTTGTTCAAGGGCTGGTCGACAACGGCTACGAAATTGTTTCTACCGGGGGTACCAAGCGGGTCTTGGACGAAGCGGGTATTTCGACCATTAGTATCGAGGACGTTACCCACTTCCCTGAAATCCTGGATGGGCGGGTCAAGACCCTCAATCCCTATGTTCACGGTGGCCTGTTAGCCCGGCGGGAACTGCCAGAACACATGGCAACCTTGGAAAAGCTCAATATCACGCCAATCGACCTGGTTTGTGTCAACCTGTACCCATTTAAGGAAACGATTGAACAGCCGGATGTCAAACTCGCCGACGCAATTGAAAACATCGACATTGGCGGCCCAAGCATGGTTCGGTCCGCGGCGAAAAACTACCGGGACGTGACTATCGTGGTTGACCGGGCCGACTACGACCAGGTACTGGCGGAAATCAAGGCGGACGGTGATACCAGCCTCGCTACTCGAACGAAACTCGCCGCCAAAGCCTTCCGCCACACCGCCGCTTATGATGCCCTGATTTCTCAATACCTGACCAAGCAGGACGGGTTGGAAGACCCAGAGAAGCTGACGTTGACCTGGAACCTCAAGGAAACGATGCGCTACGGGGAAAACAGCCACCAGAAAGCCTGGCTCTACGAGGACGCCCTGCCAAAGAGCTTCTCAGTTCTTTCGGCTAACCAGCTCCACGGGAAGAAGCTGTCCTACAACAACATTAAGGACGCTGACGAGGCCCTGCGGTGTATCCGCGAATTTGCCGAACCAACCGTCGTAGCGATGAAGCACATGAACCCGTGTGGGATTGGTCGGGGTGAAACCCTGGAACAGGCTTGGGACCGGGCCTATGAAGCGGACCCGGTATCAATCTTCGGTGGGGTAATTGCCCTGAACCGTCAAGTGGACCTGGCCACGGCCGAGAAGATGCACAAACTCTTCCTGGAAATTATCATTGCGCCGGGCTTTGACGACGATGCTTATGCCGTGCTGGCAAAGAAAAAGAACCTGCGCCTGCTGACCGTCGACTTTAGCAAGAAGGACGAGGACATCCGCCACGAAGTTGTTTCCGTCATGGGCGGGATGCTGATGCAGGAACAGGACGTCCTAGACGAAGACTACCACGACTGGAAGTGCGTCACGGAGGCCCAACCGACGGAGGCCCAGCTCCGGTCACTGGCCTTTGCCTGGAAGGCCGTTAAGCACGCCAAGTCGAACGCCATCGTGGTAGCGAATGATGAACGGACGCTGGGTGTTGGCGAAGGTCAGCCTAACCGGATTGACTCACTCAAGATTGCCGTTCAACACGCCAGTGACGCGATTGACGACCGGGCAGTGATGGCGAGTGACGCCTTCTTCCCGTTTGGCGACTGTGTTGAGTACGCCGGCCAGCACGGAATCAAGGCCGTAGTTCAACCGGGCGGCTCGATTCGCGACCAGGAGTCGATTGAGATGGCAAACAAGTACGGGATTGCAATGGTCACGACGGGGGTTCGCCACTTCCGCCACTAA
- the purL gene encoding phosphoribosylformylglycinamidine synthase subunit PurL: protein MKQAMSPEEIKAQKPYLDWSLSEAEYNYISEQLLGRLPNYTETGLFSAMWSEHCSYKKSKPVLRLFPNKNARVLQGPGEGAGVVDIDDGQAVVFKAESHNHPTTVEPYQGAATGIGGILRDIFSMGARPVASLDSLHFGELTDAQTKMRVTGTVRGIGDYGNCMGIPTVAGETTFDSCYQGNVLCNAMSVGLMDQKDLQKGKAAGIGNAVMYVGAKTGRDGIHGATFASADFSDENATQRSAVQVGDPFMEKLLLEACLEVITKHPDWLVGIQDMGAAGIVSSSAEMASEGNSGMELDLDLVPQRESGMSAYEIMLSESQERMLLCVNKGHEEDVKKVFDFYDLEAVTIGRITAGHQYVLHHDGEVVCDIPVSSLTDDVLEEHSEEKKPARIIAAEQEPAWQPQITDVEATLHSLLQQSTVADKSSLYQQYDSQVRTNTVVGPGSDAGVIRVRGTHKGLAMTTDGNGRFVYLSPKVGGQIALVEAVCNIIASGAEPLAITDCLNYGDPNDPEIFWELHQSVQGMANACRVFDTPVISGNVSLYNENNGQAIHPTPMVGMVGLVKNLDHVIPSFAQHPGDRVYLVGQTGDDYAGSELQKMLQGDISGTLADFDLETVRDYLHRLLKLMQAGKVASAHDLSEGGLGVALSETLFKTDLGMDLDLRHLTADQFFSETPGRLIVTVPAEAAADFESAMGGDAAMVGTVTNSHWLQARLADAEVNQSVAELQKLWEEALPCQLKSKD, encoded by the coding sequence ATGAAGCAAGCAATGTCACCGGAAGAAATCAAAGCCCAAAAGCCTTACCTGGACTGGAGCCTGAGCGAAGCGGAATACAACTACATCAGTGAACAGCTCCTGGGGCGGTTGCCAAACTACACGGAGACCGGCCTCTTCTCCGCAATGTGGAGTGAACACTGTTCTTACAAGAAGTCCAAGCCGGTCCTCCGGCTCTTCCCCAACAAAAACGCCCGGGTGCTCCAGGGACCAGGTGAAGGCGCCGGGGTCGTGGACATTGATGATGGTCAGGCGGTTGTCTTCAAGGCCGAAAGCCACAACCACCCGACGACCGTGGAACCTTACCAGGGGGCCGCAACCGGAATCGGCGGTATCCTGCGGGACATCTTTAGTATGGGTGCCCGCCCGGTAGCATCGCTTGACTCCCTTCACTTTGGCGAACTGACGGACGCGCAGACGAAGATGCGGGTTACCGGGACCGTCCGCGGCATCGGTGACTACGGCAACTGTATGGGGATTCCCACGGTCGCTGGGGAAACGACCTTTGATTCTTGCTACCAGGGCAACGTCCTCTGTAACGCCATGAGTGTCGGCCTGATGGACCAGAAAGACCTGCAAAAGGGGAAGGCGGCCGGAATCGGCAACGCGGTCATGTACGTCGGTGCTAAGACTGGCCGGGATGGAATCCATGGCGCGACCTTTGCCTCCGCGGACTTTAGCGACGAAAACGCGACCCAGCGTTCCGCTGTCCAGGTCGGGGACCCCTTCATGGAAAAACTCCTGTTGGAGGCCTGCCTAGAAGTAATCACGAAGCACCCCGACTGGCTGGTCGGCATTCAAGACATGGGGGCCGCTGGAATCGTTTCCTCCAGTGCCGAAATGGCTTCCGAGGGGAACAGTGGGATGGAACTAGACCTGGACCTGGTTCCCCAGCGTGAAAGCGGGATGTCGGCCTATGAAATCATGCTCAGCGAGTCCCAGGAACGGATGCTGCTCTGTGTTAACAAGGGCCACGAGGAAGACGTCAAGAAGGTCTTTGACTTTTACGACCTTGAGGCGGTCACCATTGGCCGGATCACGGCTGGTCACCAGTACGTCCTCCACCATGACGGCGAGGTAGTCTGTGACATTCCGGTCAGCAGCCTGACCGACGACGTGTTGGAAGAACACAGTGAGGAAAAGAAGCCCGCCCGGATCATTGCGGCTGAACAGGAACCAGCTTGGCAGCCCCAGATTACGGACGTGGAAGCAACCCTCCACTCCCTGCTCCAGCAAAGTACGGTTGCCGACAAGAGCAGCCTTTACCAGCAGTACGACTCCCAGGTGCGGACGAACACCGTTGTCGGTCCCGGCAGTGATGCTGGGGTAATCCGAGTGCGGGGGACGCATAAGGGCCTGGCAATGACCACCGACGGCAACGGCCGTTTCGTCTACCTGAGTCCGAAGGTTGGCGGGCAGATTGCCCTAGTTGAAGCGGTCTGCAATATCATCGCCAGCGGGGCCGAACCATTGGCGATTACTGACTGCCTTAACTACGGTGACCCGAACGACCCGGAAATCTTCTGGGAGCTGCACCAGTCCGTCCAGGGGATGGCAAATGCCTGCCGGGTCTTTGATACCCCGGTCATCTCCGGGAACGTTTCCTTGTACAACGAAAATAACGGTCAGGCTATCCACCCGACCCCGATGGTAGGGATGGTCGGCCTGGTCAAGAACCTCGACCACGTTATCCCGTCCTTTGCCCAGCATCCTGGGGACCGTGTTTACCTGGTGGGGCAGACCGGCGACGACTACGCGGGCTCCGAACTGCAAAAAATGCTCCAGGGGGATATCAGCGGGACGTTAGCTGATTTCGACCTGGAAACCGTCCGTGACTACCTGCACCGCCTGCTCAAGCTAATGCAGGCTGGTAAGGTTGCCAGCGCCCATGACCTCAGCGAGGGCGGCCTCGGGGTGGCCCTGAGCGAAACCCTCTTTAAGACGGACCTGGGGATGGACCTCGACCTGCGTCATCTGACCGCGGACCAGTTCTTTAGCGAAACTCCGGGCCGGCTAATTGTGACTGTACCAGCGGAAGCCGCCGCGGACTTTGAAAGTGCTATGGGCGGGGATGCCGCAATGGTGGGGACCGTTACTAATAGCCACTGGCTGCAAGCCCGGCTAGCAGACGCGGAGGTCAACCAGAGCGTGGCTGAACTGCAAAAACTATGGGAGGAGGCACTGCCTTGCCAGCTGAAATCAAAGGATTAA
- the purM gene encoding phosphoribosylformylglycinamidine cyclo-ligase has protein sequence MNRYQEAGVDVNAGYELVDRIKNAVKSTNRPGVVGGIGSFGGLFDLGELHVKHPILVSGTDGVGTKLMIAQRLNKHDTIGIDVVAMCVNDVLAQGAEPLYFLDYIATGHNDPAKMAAIVTGVAQGCRDAGAALIGGETAEMPDMYARDEYDLAGTVTGVAEKGEMLTADRPAAGDILLGLPSSGLHSNGFSLVRQILFKDHQLALDARPAELAGQTIGEALLTPTKIYVRPVLPLVRQGLVDGIAHITGGGLIENLPRMFGDHLQAVVNAGSWPVPPIFTYLQKLGGLPLVDCWQTFNMGLGLVLAVQPEKLAVVQAALTDAGQESYQVGRLQERPAGVAKIEIK, from the coding sequence ATGAACCGTTATCAAGAAGCTGGCGTCGACGTCAATGCCGGTTACGAATTAGTAGACCGGATCAAGAATGCCGTGAAGTCTACGAACCGACCCGGTGTCGTTGGTGGCATCGGCAGCTTTGGCGGCTTGTTCGACCTGGGCGAGTTACACGTGAAACACCCAATCCTAGTTTCGGGAACGGATGGTGTTGGTACTAAATTAATGATTGCCCAACGCCTTAACAAGCACGACACGATTGGCATCGACGTGGTTGCCATGTGCGTCAATGACGTGCTGGCTCAGGGCGCCGAACCGCTCTACTTTCTTGACTACATTGCCACTGGCCACAACGACCCGGCCAAGATGGCGGCAATTGTCACTGGGGTTGCCCAGGGTTGTCGGGACGCCGGCGCTGCTTTGATTGGTGGCGAAACGGCGGAAATGCCGGATATGTATGCCCGGGATGAATATGACCTGGCGGGAACCGTGACGGGTGTGGCCGAAAAAGGTGAAATGCTGACGGCAGACCGCCCGGCAGCCGGGGATATCCTGCTTGGTCTTCCGTCCAGCGGTCTCCACTCCAACGGCTTTTCCCTTGTCCGGCAAATTCTCTTCAAGGACCACCAGCTGGCCTTGGACGCGCGCCCGGCTGAATTAGCGGGGCAGACAATCGGTGAAGCCCTCCTGACGCCGACGAAAATCTATGTTCGGCCGGTCCTGCCGCTGGTCCGCCAGGGGCTGGTTGACGGGATCGCCCACATCACCGGCGGGGGCCTCATTGAGAACCTGCCGCGGATGTTCGGCGACCACTTGCAGGCCGTTGTTAACGCGGGCAGCTGGCCGGTGCCACCGATTTTCACCTACCTGCAAAAACTCGGGGGTCTCCCGCTAGTGGATTGCTGGCAGACCTTTAACATGGGGCTTGGCCTGGTCCTAGCTGTCCAGCCGGAAAAGCTGGCGGTGGTGCAGGCGGCCCTGACCGATGCGGGACAGGAAAGCTACCAGGTTGGCCGCCTGCAAGAGCGGCCGGCTGGGGTAGCAAAGATTGAAATTAAGTGA